In one Lolium rigidum isolate FL_2022 chromosome 3, APGP_CSIRO_Lrig_0.1, whole genome shotgun sequence genomic region, the following are encoded:
- the LOC124696541 gene encoding uncharacterized protein LOC124696541: MGSWWERVVLPVRRVWLGVAARFGVRQSGLWRLRQEVSTCEYEDVRVMWEMLSRTSTAPPPRRHSRFRQPKPWADRLRLCRDI; this comes from the exons ATGGGTTCCTGGTGGGAGCGCGTCGTGCTGCCGGTGCGGCGGGTCTGGCTCGGCGTCGCCGCCCGCTTCGGGGTTCGCCAGTCAG GGTTGTGGCGGCTCCGGCAGGAGGTGAGCACGTGCGAGTACGAGGACGTGCGGGTCATGTGGGAGATGCTCAGCCGCACCTCGACGGCGCCGCCACCCAGGCGCCACAGCAGGTTCCGGCAGCCGAAGCCGTGGGCCGACAGGCTCCGCCTCTGCAGGGACATCTAG